In Gimesia benthica, a single window of DNA contains:
- a CDS encoding aldo/keto reductase, whose amino-acid sequence MQKRTLGSNLEVSALGLGCMGLSFGYGPAVEDQDGIDLLRAAVDQGVTFFDTAEVYGAFTNEELLGKALSPVREQVVIATKFGFAIDDQGVQTGLDSRPTHIRDVVEASLKRLQTDYIDLLYQHRVDPEVPIEDVAGTVKELIAEGKVKHFGLSEAGVDVIRRAHAVQPVAALQSEYSLWWREPEEAILPTLEELGIGFVPFSPLGKGFLTGEIDESTTFASGDFRNKVPRFAEENRKANLALVDLLGQIAQRKQATPAQIALAWILAQKPWIVPIPGTTKLHRLEENIAAADIELTAGDLAEIDSALAEIDVLGERYPEAAMKMINR is encoded by the coding sequence ATGCAGAAACGCACACTCGGCAGTAACCTTGAAGTCTCCGCCCTGGGACTGGGCTGCATGGGCCTCAGCTTTGGCTACGGCCCCGCCGTCGAAGACCAGGATGGCATTGACCTGCTGCGTGCCGCCGTCGATCAAGGCGTGACCTTCTTTGACACCGCCGAAGTCTACGGTGCCTTCACCAACGAGGAACTGCTCGGCAAGGCCCTCTCTCCCGTCCGCGAACAGGTCGTCATCGCCACCAAGTTCGGCTTCGCCATCGACGACCAGGGCGTACAGACCGGCCTCGACAGCCGCCCCACACATATTCGAGACGTCGTCGAAGCTTCGCTCAAACGCCTGCAGACCGACTACATCGACCTGCTCTATCAGCACCGCGTCGATCCGGAAGTCCCCATCGAAGACGTCGCCGGCACCGTCAAGGAACTGATCGCAGAGGGCAAAGTCAAACACTTTGGTCTCTCGGAAGCAGGCGTCGATGTCATCCGTCGCGCCCACGCCGTCCAGCCGGTCGCCGCCCTGCAGAGCGAATACTCCCTCTGGTGGCGCGAACCCGAAGAAGCCATCCTCCCCACCCTCGAAGAGCTGGGCATCGGCTTCGTCCCCTTCAGCCCCCTGGGCAAAGGCTTCCTCACCGGCGAGATCGACGAATCGACCACTTTCGCCAGCGGTGACTTCCGTAACAAAGTCCCCCGCTTCGCCGAAGAAAACCGTAAAGCGAATCTGGCGCTCGTCGACCTGCTGGGTCAGATCGCCCAGCGGAAACAGGCCACGCCGGCTCAAATCGCCCTGGCCTGGATCCTGGCCCAGAAACCGTGGATCGTCCCCATCCCGGGCACGACTAAATTACACCGCCTTGAGGAGAACATCGCTGCTGCAGACATCGAACTCACAGCCGGCGATCTCGCCGAAATCGACAGCGCCCTCGCTGAGATCGATGTATTAGGCGAACGCTACCCCGAAGCAGCCATGAAAATGATCAATCGTTGA
- a CDS encoding alpha/beta hydrolase, whose amino-acid sequence MRITRSLLLIQSIVCLIGLNLQAEPAPPLRKPDLVVPLWQGEPPQFQRGAPAEIFDPRGKFTNVTRPEIAVFSSDPDRNTGMAIIVCAGGGYGSLDWKTHVIYAADVFNPKGVTIIGLKYRTRPPFKGTNSEIQALTLLDAKRAVRLVRHRAKAWNINPHQIGIAGYSAGGNLAMNLAANFDAGTPDATDPIDRESSRPDFAIGLATWH is encoded by the coding sequence ATGCGGATAACCAGATCACTGCTGCTCATCCAGTCCATTGTCTGCCTCATTGGTCTGAATCTGCAGGCAGAACCTGCTCCCCCACTACGCAAACCCGATCTGGTCGTCCCCCTCTGGCAGGGAGAACCCCCTCAGTTTCAACGGGGTGCCCCCGCCGAGATTTTCGATCCGCGAGGCAAATTCACCAATGTCACGCGTCCCGAAATCGCAGTCTTTTCGTCCGATCCTGACAGGAATACAGGGATGGCCATCATCGTCTGTGCCGGCGGCGGCTACGGTTCACTGGACTGGAAAACGCACGTCATCTACGCGGCTGACGTCTTTAATCCGAAAGGCGTCACCATCATCGGTCTGAAATACCGGACCCGCCCCCCTTTCAAAGGGACGAACTCGGAAATCCAGGCCCTGACCCTGCTCGATGCGAAGCGGGCCGTGCGTCTGGTGCGGCACCGTGCCAAAGCATGGAACATCAACCCGCACCAGATTGGCATCGCCGGTTACTCTGCAGGCGGCAACCTGGCCATGAATCTGGCAGCGAATTTCGACGCCGGTACTCCCGACGCCACCGATCCCATCGACCGCGAAAGCAGTCGCCCCGACTTCGCCATCGGCCTGGCCACCTGGCACTGA
- a CDS encoding fused MFS/spermidine synthase: MSGTPSERSASTSKLATLLFFSGACALIYQVIWIRELRLIFGATTLASSAVLAIFMGGLGLGNALLGKRSDQFTRPVRFYALLELAIAVSVALSPFLIDLTRYAYVRAGGQSTMGVEVATIVRLLAATAILILPTIFMGGTLPAAARAVTSQLDAKRRNLACIYGINTLGAVLGAGLANFLLLELLGNRVLLWLACLVNLLLAAISFWYSRQLVAGNQQQAADASVSPLITTESEAAVQRPRAHAVLLYFTAAVVGFVFFQMEIVWYRMLGPLLGGTTYTFGLILCIVLLGIGIGGLLYHLIGRWITPSYQLLVTTCTLEAICIAVPFWLGDRIAMWVLQQQQSAFSSFAEQVWSWFEVGSLVVLPVALVSGFQFPVLIALAGSGQQDVGKHVGWTFAANTCGAICGAIAGGFFLLPALNAIGVWRLSVLMLLLLGLTIVCVSRLWQVSRFGISLASCLALLSLLGVVQQGPTAAWRHSGIGAGRAELEDGTRNAEQNFINTKRRQLLWETEGVESSIGITATDSLSFIVNGKSDGNAYTDAGTQMGLGLLGPVLKSDLKTGLVIGLGTGETVGWLADAISGPVDVVELEPGVLDMARRCESMNRRVLSQPDVHIYHNDAREFLLTSAAEYDIIISEPSNPYRAGIANLYTREFYASAADRLAEEGLFLQWLQGYEVDDQTVATVLKTMRSVFPTVEIWRTRARDMVLVCSPAPRPLVYDADSLQQSLNNPVIREGLKLAWRAEDVSGILAHYVCDNQTIQLFLDQNPSLINTDDRNLLEYAFASSVGRVSRFSTQRLQELAVQSGDTRPREASSSTPETIARRRLAMHFHLGGAMPELAQASRIEQGIGLAYQSYLDQNYRQAAELFGEVGVDETCPVERVVYAHACAEAGVPISAELSDKLATGNAAEQAAVQAIALLKQGDQAEGSTTLLQAFTLMKSNPWGLERIYDSLLRHALALATSEKRLAGPIFVNISEPFAMYRLEDKRKLVRFLVAEIMGTKQIAESLEEIEPNVPWKDWLLRKRQSVYRELNHDLSAKAQADLQQYLGWATSP; encoded by the coding sequence GTGAGTGGCACTCCATCAGAACGGTCTGCGTCTACATCTAAACTGGCAACCCTGTTGTTCTTTTCCGGCGCGTGCGCGTTGATTTATCAGGTGATCTGGATCCGGGAGTTGCGTCTGATTTTCGGCGCGACGACGTTAGCCTCTTCCGCTGTACTGGCTATTTTTATGGGAGGCCTGGGACTGGGGAACGCCCTGTTGGGAAAACGGTCTGACCAGTTCACTCGGCCGGTTCGCTTCTATGCCCTGCTCGAACTGGCAATCGCTGTTAGCGTGGCACTCAGTCCTTTTCTGATTGACCTGACCCGGTATGCCTATGTGCGTGCTGGCGGACAATCGACGATGGGAGTTGAGGTGGCCACGATTGTCCGGCTGCTGGCGGCGACGGCCATTCTGATCCTGCCGACCATCTTCATGGGGGGCACTCTGCCGGCTGCAGCCCGTGCCGTGACCAGTCAACTGGATGCCAAACGCAGAAACCTGGCGTGCATTTACGGGATCAATACTCTGGGGGCTGTGCTTGGTGCTGGACTGGCCAATTTTCTGCTCCTGGAACTGTTGGGCAATCGCGTTTTGCTCTGGTTGGCGTGCCTGGTCAATCTGCTGCTGGCGGCGATCTCCTTCTGGTATTCCCGGCAGCTGGTAGCAGGCAATCAACAACAGGCAGCGGATGCGTCAGTCTCTCCCCTGATCACGACAGAGTCTGAAGCTGCTGTGCAACGACCCAGGGCCCATGCGGTTCTATTGTATTTCACCGCGGCGGTCGTCGGGTTTGTATTTTTCCAGATGGAGATTGTCTGGTATCGCATGCTGGGGCCTTTGCTGGGGGGGACGACTTATACCTTCGGGCTGATTCTCTGTATTGTGCTGCTGGGGATCGGCATTGGCGGGCTGCTGTATCATCTGATTGGTCGCTGGATCACTCCCTCGTATCAGCTCCTGGTGACGACCTGCACCCTGGAGGCAATTTGCATTGCAGTTCCGTTCTGGTTGGGGGATCGCATCGCGATGTGGGTGTTACAGCAGCAACAGTCTGCCTTCTCTTCGTTTGCAGAACAGGTCTGGAGCTGGTTTGAGGTCGGCTCCCTGGTGGTGCTGCCTGTGGCGCTTGTTTCCGGTTTTCAGTTTCCTGTGCTGATCGCGCTGGCAGGGAGCGGACAGCAGGATGTGGGCAAGCATGTCGGCTGGACCTTCGCGGCCAATACCTGCGGTGCGATATGTGGTGCCATCGCAGGTGGCTTTTTTTTACTACCGGCATTGAACGCCATCGGTGTGTGGCGTCTGTCTGTGCTGATGCTGCTTTTACTGGGCCTGACCATCGTCTGTGTCTCCCGCTTGTGGCAGGTTTCGCGTTTCGGTATCTCGCTGGCGTCCTGCCTGGCTCTGCTGTCGCTTCTGGGAGTAGTGCAACAGGGGCCGACGGCTGCCTGGCGACATTCCGGGATCGGAGCGGGACGCGCAGAACTGGAAGACGGAACCCGGAATGCCGAGCAGAATTTTATCAACACCAAACGCAGGCAACTGTTATGGGAGACCGAAGGGGTGGAGTCCAGTATCGGGATCACCGCGACCGACAGTCTGTCCTTTATTGTCAACGGAAAGAGTGACGGAAATGCCTACACGGACGCTGGTACCCAGATGGGGCTGGGGCTGCTGGGACCCGTTTTAAAATCGGACTTGAAAACCGGTCTGGTGATCGGGCTGGGCACGGGAGAAACCGTGGGCTGGCTGGCTGATGCGATTTCCGGACCGGTTGATGTTGTGGAACTGGAACCCGGTGTGCTCGATATGGCGCGGCGCTGTGAATCGATGAATCGTCGAGTGCTGTCCCAACCGGATGTGCACATCTATCATAATGATGCGCGGGAATTCCTGCTGACTTCTGCGGCAGAATACGACATTATCATTTCGGAACCCTCGAATCCTTATCGGGCAGGCATTGCCAATCTCTATACCAGGGAATTTTACGCCTCGGCGGCTGACAGGCTTGCGGAGGAGGGATTATTCCTGCAGTGGCTGCAGGGATACGAGGTTGATGATCAGACGGTGGCGACGGTTCTCAAAACCATGCGCTCCGTATTTCCGACGGTTGAGATCTGGAGGACCCGCGCCCGAGATATGGTTCTTGTCTGCAGTCCAGCGCCTCGTCCGCTGGTTTATGATGCAGACTCGCTCCAGCAGAGTTTGAATAACCCGGTGATCAGGGAAGGGCTGAAGCTCGCCTGGCGGGCCGAGGATGTGTCGGGGATTCTGGCGCATTATGTTTGTGACAATCAGACGATCCAGCTGTTTCTGGATCAGAACCCGTCGCTGATCAATACCGATGACCGTAACCTGCTTGAATATGCATTCGCGAGTTCCGTAGGACGCGTATCGCGATTCTCTACGCAACGTCTGCAGGAACTGGCCGTTCAATCAGGGGATACGCGTCCCCGGGAGGCATCCTCCAGCACTCCTGAGACGATCGCCAGACGTCGTCTGGCAATGCACTTTCACCTGGGAGGGGCCATGCCGGAACTGGCCCAGGCCTCTCGCATCGAACAGGGCATTGGTTTGGCCTACCAGTCTTACCTCGATCAGAATTACAGGCAGGCAGCGGAGTTGTTCGGGGAGGTGGGGGTTGACGAGACCTGTCCTGTCGAGCGGGTGGTCTATGCCCATGCCTGTGCTGAGGCGGGAGTCCCGATTTCGGCAGAGCTGTCAGACAAGCTGGCGACCGGCAATGCTGCAGAGCAGGCTGCAGTCCAGGCCATTGCGTTATTGAAGCAGGGGGATCAAGCAGAGGGGAGTACCACGCTGCTGCAGGCTTTTACGTTAATGAAGTCGAATCCGTGGGGCCTCGAGCGGATTTATGATTCTCTGTTGCGACACGCCCTGGCACTCGCAACCTCTGAGAAGCGCCTGGCGGGACCGATTTTCGTAAATATCAGCGAACCATTTGCCATGTATCGACTCGAAGATAAAAGGAAACTGGTGCGGTTCCTGGTCGCTGAGATCATGGGGACGAAACAGATTGCGGAATCACTCGAAGAAATCGAGCCCAATGTGCCTTGGAAGGACTGGCTGCTGAGAAAGAGACAGTCCGTGTATCGTGAGCTCAATCACGATCTGTCGGCGAAAGCCCAGGCCGATCTCCAGCAATATTTGGGGTGGGCTACGAGTCCCTGA
- a CDS encoding GNAT family N-acetyltransferase translates to MKIRRAELADLEAMTEIYNEAILTSTATFDLEPQTREERLPWFESHDERFPILVAECDGEIAGWACLSRWRTRKAYERTAETSFYVKGTQRGKGIGRQLKQAIIDESRRLNFHTLIAGVSQGNEISLHLNKSFGFEVVGTFREVGYKFDQWLDVTYLQLMLD, encoded by the coding sequence ATGAAAATCCGGCGGGCGGAATTGGCGGATCTGGAGGCGATGACCGAGATTTATAATGAAGCGATTCTGACATCGACGGCGACCTTTGATCTGGAGCCGCAAACACGCGAGGAGCGGTTGCCCTGGTTTGAGTCGCACGATGAACGCTTTCCGATTCTGGTGGCGGAGTGCGACGGAGAAATCGCGGGCTGGGCCTGTCTGTCCCGCTGGCGAACCCGCAAGGCTTATGAGCGGACCGCGGAAACCTCTTTTTACGTGAAGGGGACGCAGCGCGGGAAAGGGATCGGACGACAACTGAAGCAGGCGATTATCGATGAGTCCCGGCGGCTGAATTTTCACACGTTGATCGCAGGCGTGTCACAGGGGAATGAAATCAGCCTGCATCTGAATAAAAGCTTCGGTTTTGAAGTGGTTGGCACGTTCCGCGAAGTGGGCTATAAATTCGACCAATGGCTGGACGTAACTTATCTGCAGTTGATGCTGGATTGA
- a CDS encoding sialidase family protein → MKRFFLCAALMLLVVMSGSPGARAEEQPVSILAQRIRGHIHPSICQADDGTLIVVFKGENVLLCSRSTDEGATWSKPEPIPASAKRPEVIRAVQKFEVYPGTADTLPDGRILVTWNYIADDKARDGYYERALLYVISSDQGKTWSDQRLIGPVDGTHLGAVRHNVLPWSEGQWLLPLRTGVPRVFDPENGRLTAFPLVGPDGKQHEFQQIVRLKDGGLLAMGPVLLHSADQGKHWKQIDGFPAVPDQRDNAEGRFLTVLTDGRVLVTWGRGHNNRGLSYNLSLDDGQTWDAKRTVVLLPETPVTARYYSARTIQLNGEHLGTVFMNRDGVHFLKVPLSRLQGSEGT, encoded by the coding sequence ATGAAACGTTTTTTCCTGTGTGCTGCGCTAATGCTGCTGGTGGTGATGTCTGGTTCTCCGGGAGCCCGGGCGGAGGAGCAGCCGGTTTCGATTCTGGCGCAACGCATTAGAGGGCACATTCATCCTTCGATCTGCCAGGCCGACGATGGAACGCTGATCGTGGTGTTCAAGGGGGAGAATGTGCTGCTTTGCTCGCGTTCTACGGATGAGGGCGCGACGTGGTCCAAGCCGGAGCCGATCCCGGCGTCTGCGAAACGGCCCGAAGTCATTCGTGCGGTTCAGAAGTTCGAAGTCTATCCCGGCACGGCGGACACGCTGCCCGATGGCCGGATTCTGGTGACCTGGAATTACATTGCCGACGATAAAGCCCGCGATGGTTATTACGAGCGGGCCCTGCTGTATGTGATCAGTTCCGATCAAGGGAAGACGTGGAGTGATCAGCGGTTGATCGGTCCTGTGGACGGGACGCATCTGGGGGCGGTGCGACATAATGTGCTCCCCTGGAGTGAGGGCCAGTGGCTGCTGCCTTTGCGGACTGGTGTGCCGCGGGTCTTTGATCCGGAGAACGGCAGACTTACGGCTTTTCCATTGGTGGGGCCCGATGGTAAGCAGCATGAGTTTCAGCAGATCGTACGTTTGAAGGACGGAGGTCTGCTGGCGATGGGACCGGTGCTGCTACATTCGGCTGACCAGGGCAAGCATTGGAAACAGATTGATGGCTTTCCCGCGGTTCCCGATCAGCGGGATAATGCTGAGGGGCGTTTCCTGACGGTGCTGACTGACGGGAGAGTGCTGGTGACCTGGGGCCGGGGGCACAACAATCGGGGGCTGTCTTATAATCTGTCGCTGGATGACGGTCAGACGTGGGACGCGAAGCGGACGGTGGTCCTGCTGCCGGAGACGCCGGTGACGGCCCGTTATTATTCTGCGCGGACGATTCAACTGAATGGAGAACATCTGGGAACGGTGTTTATGAACCGGGACGGCGTGCATTTTCTCAAAGTCCCGTTGTCCCGTCTGCAGGGATCTGAGGGGACTTGA
- a CDS encoding neutral/alkaline non-lysosomal ceramidase N-terminal domain-containing protein: protein MLFVSRCLVFCCLCLLSLVSVAHAGDGLQVGVAETDITPPVGFPMAGYYHERLAEGKIDPLQAKAIVFREGETAGALVVCDLIGVATDLSKEVRRLAAEKTGIPAENIVLAATHSHTAPDYMKELYLYLGKEKQQPLRAEYIQKLINGPVEAIVAANKAAKPAQLETGAAVQKTPVAFNRRFVMKDGSVKTWQSLKNPNVIRAAGPIDPRIELLAIKNAKDGSYEGVLSNFALHLDTVGGTRWSADYPFFIQETLRETLGKDVISIFGTGCCGDINHSNPASPVRNKVDFIGNSLGETITAELPKLEPVKGTGLTVQSQVVDLPLQDASQPEVKRSIELLKVARAEGKVDFFEHVTAYKKMILDQMRHKKPYAETDQHITWGLSRSLAGIGETLPVDVTVMTIGEDVAIVCLPGEVFVELGLAIKQASPFKTTIIVELSNAVETIYIPHRAAYAGGSYEVTNSNLLPGSGEMLVEASLRLLRQAAAEKRAD from the coding sequence ATGTTGTTTGTTTCCCGCTGCCTGGTGTTTTGTTGTCTGTGTCTGCTGTCGCTGGTTTCTGTTGCTCATGCGGGCGATGGCCTGCAGGTAGGAGTGGCGGAGACGGATATTACCCCTCCCGTCGGTTTCCCTATGGCCGGCTATTATCATGAGCGGTTGGCGGAAGGGAAGATCGATCCGCTGCAGGCCAAGGCGATTGTGTTTCGGGAAGGGGAGACAGCAGGTGCGCTGGTGGTATGTGATCTGATCGGCGTGGCCACGGATCTTTCGAAAGAAGTGCGTCGGCTGGCTGCTGAGAAAACGGGGATCCCGGCTGAAAATATCGTGCTGGCGGCGACTCATTCGCACACGGCTCCCGATTACATGAAGGAGCTCTATCTCTACCTGGGGAAAGAGAAACAGCAGCCGCTGCGGGCCGAGTACATTCAAAAACTGATCAACGGTCCGGTGGAAGCGATCGTGGCGGCAAATAAAGCAGCGAAACCGGCGCAGCTGGAAACGGGGGCTGCTGTGCAGAAGACGCCGGTGGCCTTCAATAGACGCTTCGTGATGAAGGACGGGAGTGTGAAGACCTGGCAGTCGTTGAAGAATCCGAATGTGATCCGGGCCGCTGGTCCGATTGATCCGCGGATTGAACTGCTGGCGATCAAGAATGCGAAAGATGGTTCTTACGAAGGAGTGCTGAGTAACTTCGCCTTGCACCTGGATACGGTGGGCGGGACCCGCTGGAGCGCCGACTACCCGTTCTTCATTCAGGAGACATTGCGGGAGACGCTTGGGAAAGATGTGATTTCAATTTTCGGCACCGGCTGCTGCGGGGATATTAATCATTCCAATCCAGCGTCACCCGTACGGAACAAGGTGGATTTCATCGGGAATTCGCTGGGGGAAACGATCACAGCGGAGCTGCCGAAACTGGAGCCGGTGAAAGGGACTGGTCTGACGGTGCAGTCGCAGGTGGTGGATCTGCCTTTGCAGGATGCCTCGCAGCCGGAAGTGAAACGTTCGATTGAACTGCTGAAGGTGGCGCGTGCCGAGGGAAAGGTGGATTTCTTCGAGCATGTGACTGCGTATAAGAAGATGATTCTGGACCAGATGCGGCACAAAAAACCTTATGCGGAAACTGATCAGCATATTACATGGGGCTTGAGCCGATCACTGGCGGGAATCGGCGAGACGCTGCCCGTGGATGTGACCGTGATGACGATTGGCGAGGATGTGGCGATCGTCTGTCTGCCGGGCGAAGTGTTCGTGGAACTGGGGCTGGCGATCAAGCAGGCGTCTCCGTTTAAAACCACGATCATCGTCGAACTGTCGAACGCGGTGGAGACGATTTACATTCCGCACCGGGCCGCGTATGCCGGGGGGAGTTATGAAGTGACCAATTCTAATCTACTGCCCGGCAGTGGTGAGATGCTGGTGGAGGCGTCACTTCGGCTGTTAAGACAAGCGGCGGCTGAGAAACGGGCGGACTGA
- a CDS encoding OsmC family protein yields MSIKRTGSAVWQGGIKDGKGTVSTASGALQELPYSFSTRFEGEQGTNPEELIGAAHAGCFSMALSKILGDSDLKAERLETTAEVSLNQVEGGFAIEAIHLTLKAKVPGADAATVEELAGKAKAGCPVSKLFNATITLDVQTVD; encoded by the coding sequence ATGTCGATTAAACGTACTGGCTCTGCCGTCTGGCAGGGGGGAATCAAAGATGGAAAAGGGACCGTGTCGACCGCCAGTGGTGCGCTGCAGGAATTGCCCTACAGTTTTTCCACGCGGTTTGAAGGGGAGCAGGGGACTAACCCTGAGGAGTTGATCGGTGCAGCTCATGCCGGCTGTTTCTCGATGGCGCTCTCCAAGATTCTGGGTGACTCGGATCTGAAGGCTGAGCGGCTGGAGACGACAGCGGAGGTTTCGCTGAATCAGGTGGAAGGGGGTTTTGCGATCGAAGCCATCCATCTGACGTTGAAAGCGAAAGTTCCTGGCGCAGATGCAGCGACCGTGGAAGAGCTGGCCGGTAAGGCGAAAGCCGGCTGTCCGGTTTCCAAGCTGTTCAATGCCACGATTACGCTGGATGTGCAGACCGTGGATTAA
- a CDS encoding transglutaminase-like domain-containing protein, protein MTQNQNRLTIASYFLLALLTASLHAQAEKPESKSLRADLPYQVKKSDPVNHEVEFSVVVTPPYHCKVLKVWVPVPQTDAAQEITASKFTTFPQQVSPQISNEPVYDNRFAYFEFHDPHGAQIITHRFRARAWNLHWNMNPAHVTRVEQWPSSFEPYLKPQTVAQPEQFQQVIQNINAGFQNKGPGLIGAMNWIDRNLTYDHIHASLQADANHAFEQRRGHCSDYHGLCATMGRALGYPTRVTYGLALYPKNSPSHCKMEAYLPPYGWISFDLSETQKLAKQIQSDKELTAAQKTSLTQAARERTLSGFRENSWLLLTRGTDYQLAPPALKPVRVVRTAYVEADGEILPEPDPANIKKREFSWMTSHRYTADKPFKKPFKDLSTLNAD, encoded by the coding sequence ATGACTCAGAACCAGAATCGCCTTACGATTGCGTCTTACTTCCTGCTGGCATTGCTGACCGCTTCCCTGCATGCACAGGCCGAAAAACCGGAATCGAAGTCGCTTCGAGCGGACCTCCCTTACCAGGTAAAAAAGAGTGATCCCGTTAACCACGAGGTCGAATTCTCCGTCGTTGTCACGCCCCCTTACCATTGCAAAGTCCTCAAGGTCTGGGTTCCCGTCCCACAGACCGATGCGGCCCAGGAAATCACAGCCAGCAAATTCACGACTTTTCCACAGCAGGTCAGTCCCCAAATCAGCAATGAACCCGTCTACGACAACCGCTTCGCTTACTTTGAATTTCATGATCCCCACGGTGCCCAGATCATCACCCATCGTTTCAGAGCTCGTGCATGGAACCTGCACTGGAACATGAATCCTGCGCATGTCACCCGGGTCGAACAGTGGCCATCCTCATTTGAACCGTATCTGAAGCCGCAGACCGTGGCCCAGCCGGAACAGTTTCAGCAGGTGATTCAGAACATCAACGCCGGCTTTCAGAACAAAGGCCCCGGCCTGATTGGCGCGATGAACTGGATTGACCGGAATCTGACCTACGATCATATCCATGCCTCCCTCCAGGCCGATGCGAATCACGCCTTCGAACAACGCCGCGGGCACTGCAGCGATTATCACGGCCTCTGTGCCACCATGGGACGCGCCTTAGGTTACCCGACACGCGTGACCTACGGACTGGCCCTCTATCCCAAAAACTCTCCTTCGCACTGCAAGATGGAAGCCTACCTCCCCCCGTATGGCTGGATCAGCTTCGATCTCTCGGAAACCCAGAAACTGGCGAAACAGATTCAGTCCGACAAAGAGTTGACCGCAGCCCAGAAAACATCGCTCACGCAAGCCGCCCGCGAGCGGACCCTCTCCGGTTTTCGCGAAAACAGCTGGCTGCTCTTAACTCGCGGGACCGACTATCAACTCGCGCCCCCCGCGCTGAAACCGGTCCGCGTTGTGCGAACCGCGTATGTGGAAGCCGATGGCGAAATCCTCCCCGAACCCGACCCGGCGAATATCAAAAAACGCGAGTTCTCCTGGATGACCTCACACCGCTACACCGCCGACAAGCCATTCAAAAAACCGTTCAAGGACCTCTCCACCCTGAACGCCGATTGA
- a CDS encoding YciI family protein codes for MKVMVMVKASKSSEAGEMPSEELLTAMGNFNEELVKAGIMLSGDGLRPSSAGVRIRFSGAERTVIDGPFAETKELVAGYWVWKVKSMEEAIEWAKRCPNPMPEESDLEIRPFFEMEDFGDTMTPELKEQERRIAEAAEKLD; via the coding sequence ATGAAAGTGATGGTCATGGTCAAAGCGTCAAAGAGTTCGGAAGCGGGCGAAATGCCCAGCGAGGAACTGCTGACCGCGATGGGAAACTTCAACGAAGAGCTGGTGAAGGCCGGGATCATGTTGTCGGGGGATGGGCTGCGTCCCAGTTCGGCTGGAGTACGGATCCGTTTTTCGGGTGCGGAACGAACGGTGATTGACGGGCCGTTTGCGGAGACGAAAGAACTGGTCGCGGGCTACTGGGTCTGGAAGGTGAAGTCGATGGAAGAAGCGATTGAGTGGGCGAAACGCTGTCCGAATCCGATGCCGGAAGAATCGGATCTGGAAATCCGCCCCTTCTTTGAGATGGAAGATTTTGGTGATACGATGACGCCGGAACTGAAAGAACAGGAACGGCGCATCGCGGAAGCAGCTGAGAAACTGGACTAG
- a CDS encoding YciI family protein: MKYMLLIYGTESCWTEAERSACMQESMEICHELNEQGKYLASSPLHPVSTATCVRVREDRKMVTDGPFAETVEQLGGYYVIDVENLDEAIAIAERLPPAKKGTVEIRPIFELPEIEVKR, from the coding sequence ATGAAATACATGTTGCTGATTTACGGTACGGAAAGCTGCTGGACCGAAGCAGAACGGTCGGCCTGCATGCAGGAATCGATGGAGATCTGCCACGAGTTGAATGAGCAGGGTAAATACCTGGCATCGTCGCCTTTGCATCCAGTGTCGACTGCGACCTGTGTGCGGGTACGCGAAGACAGGAAGATGGTAACCGACGGCCCGTTCGCCGAGACGGTAGAGCAACTGGGCGGGTACTATGTGATCGATGTCGAAAATCTGGATGAGGCGATTGCGATCGCGGAGCGTCTGCCACCGGCTAAGAAGGGGACGGTTGAGATTCGACCGATTTTTGAGCTGCCGGAAATTGAAGTGAAACGATAA
- a CDS encoding YciI family protein, whose product MKYLLLVYATPDAWEPEERKVALGESVDLCHTLHSRNLYCSAAPLEPVETAISVRVREGDALVTDGPFAETTEHLGGYFLVDVDSMEAAVEIAKQIPGARRGTVEVRPLVEVPNLPAGK is encoded by the coding sequence ATGAAATATCTGTTGCTGGTCTATGCGACCCCCGATGCCTGGGAGCCGGAAGAACGAAAGGTGGCTTTGGGGGAGTCTGTCGACTTGTGTCATACGTTGCACAGCCGGAACCTGTACTGTTCCGCAGCACCACTGGAGCCAGTCGAGACGGCCATCAGTGTGCGGGTGCGCGAGGGTGATGCACTGGTGACCGATGGTCCGTTTGCGGAAACCACCGAGCACCTGGGAGGCTATTTCCTGGTCGATGTGGATTCGATGGAAGCAGCGGTCGAGATCGCCAAACAGATCCCCGGCGCCCGACGGGGAACTGTAGAGGTGCGTCCACTTGTTGAGGTTCCCAATCTGCCTGCGGGAAAATAG